From one Catenuloplanes nepalensis genomic stretch:
- a CDS encoding SigE family RNA polymerase sigma factor, with product MSDGTDADYLAYVHGRMATLRRWAYLLSGDTHQADDLVQETLTTVYSRWHRVSRADNIDGYVHRILVRTFLNERRRGWWKVRLFGDATPEQQSGSVNVEERQVLRAALTRITPSQQAVLVLRFLCDQSVADTAQALGVSEGTVKSQTKHALTAMRRILGERMPNLTLEVSR from the coding sequence ATGAGCGACGGTACGGACGCCGACTACCTCGCGTACGTACACGGGCGGATGGCGACGCTGCGCCGCTGGGCGTACCTGCTCAGTGGCGACACGCACCAGGCGGACGACCTGGTGCAGGAGACGCTGACGACCGTGTACTCGCGATGGCACCGGGTGTCGCGGGCGGACAACATCGACGGGTACGTGCACCGGATCCTCGTGCGCACGTTCCTCAACGAGCGCCGCCGGGGGTGGTGGAAGGTGCGCCTGTTCGGCGACGCCACCCCCGAGCAGCAGTCGGGCTCCGTGAACGTGGAGGAGCGGCAGGTGCTGCGGGCCGCACTGACCCGGATCACCCCGAGTCAGCAGGCCGTGCTGGTGCTGCGGTTCCTCTGCGATCAGAGCGTGGCCGACACGGCGCAGGCCCTCGGCGTGTCCGAGGGCACCGTCAAGTCCCAGACCAAGCACGCCCTGACCGCCATGCGCAGGATCCTCGGCGAGCGGATGCCGAACCTGACCCTGGAGGTTTCGCGATGA
- a CDS encoding cellulase family glycosylhydrolase → MTIRSRWRAGLTVSAAAVLLAGGVAVASSAQAAAGCRVTYSVPSQWNGGFTANVAVTNLGDAVNDWTLTWSFPGSQTVTQAWNATVTQSGAAVTARNASYNAGLGTNASVSFGFNGSWSGSNANPATFALNGTTCTGTTSPTGSVSPTPTTSPRPAGTAMEAVAAMQPGWNLGNSFDAVGADETAWGNPRVTEALLDNVRAQGFNSIRIPVTWSNHHGAAPDYTIDPAWLARVQEVVGWALDDGFYVMINIHHDSWQWINTMPTDRANVTARYEALWTQLAAAFRDAPARLTFESVNEPQFTGSSGDAQNAELLNELNTSFHRIVRASGGGNATRLLVLPTLHTSAEQARIDELTATFTALNDPNLIATVHFYGYWPFSVNVAGGTRFDATAQQDLIDAFDRVHNAFVSKNIPVIIGEYGLLGFDRHTGTIQQGEKLKFFEFLGYHARLRRITTMLWDNGQHFGRTSFQWSDPELIAQIRSSWTVRSGTAESDQIYVPRTGAITAESLTLNLNGTTFEGLTGADYTLSGNTLTLSAETVTRLVGDRAYGINSTLQARFSTGVPWRIDVITYDPPLLSAATGTTGAFAVPTQFRGDQLATMEAKYADGSFAGPHNWTAFKEFDVAFAPDYPGDRIVLKPEFFAEVTDGARVTLTFHFWSGTTVTYYVTRSGTSVTGTLS, encoded by the coding sequence ATGACCATCAGGAGCCGGTGGCGAGCCGGTTTGACAGTGAGCGCCGCCGCGGTGCTGCTGGCCGGCGGAGTCGCGGTGGCGTCCAGCGCGCAGGCCGCGGCCGGGTGCCGGGTGACCTACTCGGTGCCGTCGCAGTGGAACGGTGGGTTCACCGCGAACGTCGCCGTCACCAACCTCGGGGACGCGGTCAACGACTGGACGCTGACCTGGTCGTTCCCGGGGAGCCAGACGGTCACCCAGGCCTGGAACGCCACGGTCACCCAGTCCGGCGCGGCGGTCACCGCGCGGAACGCGAGCTACAACGCCGGCCTCGGCACCAACGCGTCGGTGAGCTTCGGCTTCAACGGCTCCTGGAGCGGCTCCAACGCGAACCCGGCCACGTTCGCGCTGAACGGCACCACCTGCACCGGCACGACGAGTCCGACGGGCTCGGTGAGTCCGACCCCCACCACGAGCCCGCGGCCGGCCGGCACCGCGATGGAGGCGGTCGCGGCGATGCAGCCGGGGTGGAACCTGGGCAACAGCTTCGACGCGGTCGGCGCGGACGAGACCGCCTGGGGCAATCCGCGGGTCACCGAGGCGCTGCTGGACAACGTACGCGCGCAGGGTTTCAACAGCATCCGGATCCCGGTCACCTGGAGCAACCACCACGGCGCCGCGCCGGACTACACGATCGACCCGGCCTGGCTGGCCCGGGTGCAGGAGGTGGTCGGCTGGGCACTGGACGACGGCTTCTACGTGATGATCAACATTCATCACGACTCGTGGCAGTGGATCAACACGATGCCCACCGACCGCGCGAACGTGACCGCCCGTTACGAAGCGCTCTGGACGCAGCTCGCGGCCGCGTTCCGGGACGCACCGGCGCGGCTGACGTTCGAGAGCGTCAACGAGCCGCAGTTCACCGGCTCGTCCGGCGACGCGCAGAACGCGGAGCTGCTCAACGAGCTGAACACGTCGTTCCACCGGATCGTGCGCGCGTCCGGCGGCGGCAACGCCACCCGGCTGCTGGTGCTGCCCACCCTGCACACGTCCGCGGAGCAGGCCCGGATCGACGAGCTGACCGCCACGTTCACCGCGCTGAACGACCCGAACCTGATCGCCACCGTGCACTTCTACGGCTACTGGCCGTTCAGCGTGAACGTGGCCGGCGGCACCCGGTTCGACGCGACCGCACAGCAGGATCTGATCGACGCGTTCGACCGGGTCCACAACGCGTTCGTGTCGAAGAACATCCCGGTGATCATCGGGGAGTACGGGCTGCTCGGCTTCGACCGGCACACCGGCACGATCCAGCAGGGCGAGAAGCTGAAGTTCTTCGAGTTCCTCGGCTACCACGCGCGGCTGCGGAGGATCACCACGATGCTCTGGGACAACGGCCAGCACTTCGGCCGGACGAGTTTCCAGTGGTCCGACCCGGAGCTGATCGCGCAGATCAGGTCGAGCTGGACGGTCCGGTCCGGCACTGCGGAAAGCGACCAGATCTACGTGCCGAGGACCGGCGCGATCACGGCGGAGTCGCTGACGCTCAACCTGAACGGCACCACGTTCGAAGGGCTGACCGGCGCCGACTACACGTTGAGCGGCAACACGCTCACGCTCAGCGCCGAGACCGTGACCCGGCTGGTCGGTGACCGGGCCTACGGCATCAACTCCACGCTCCAGGCCCGGTTCTCCACCGGCGTGCCGTGGCGGATCGACGTGATCACCTACGACCCGCCGCTGCTGTCCGCCGCGACCGGCACCACCGGCGCGTTCGCGGTGCCCACCCAGTTCCGCGGTGACCAGCTGGCCACCATGGAGGCGAAGTACGCGGACGGTTCGTTCGCCGGGCCGCACAACTGGACCGCGTTCAAGGAGTTCGACGTGGCGTTCGCGCCGGACTACCCCGGCGACCGCATCGTGCTCAAGCCGGAGTTCTTCGCCGAGGTCACCGACGGCGCCCGGGTCACGCTGACGTTCCACTTCTGGAGCGGCACCACGGTCACCTACTACGTGACCAGGTCGGGCACCTCGGTGACCGGCACGCTGTCGTAA
- a CDS encoding helix-turn-helix domain-containing protein — MDNALGDFLRARRELVTPAEVGLPPGNGLRRVPGLRREEVAMLAGISIDYYLRLERGRDRSPSARVAGALASVLQLDEESTEYLMTLSGRAAQPAPARDEDLPPGLATLVRTLNVPCVVFNRYCDVLAANPHARELAPFLRPGANLLRAIFLGGPEPLHRPEPAALTAGAVAHLRALCGTDTDDPRLHALIGELSLKSTRFRRLWARHDVHRGGSGTIVIRHPHAGDLELETQKLIVAGAPGLEVLVLHAQPGSRSADALAALHPTTIYVD; from the coding sequence ATGGACAACGCCCTCGGGGATTTCCTGCGCGCGCGGCGGGAGCTGGTGACGCCGGCCGAGGTGGGCCTGCCGCCGGGTAACGGGCTGCGCCGGGTGCCCGGCCTGCGCCGCGAGGAGGTCGCGATGCTGGCCGGGATCAGCATCGACTACTACCTGCGCCTGGAGCGTGGCCGGGACCGCAGCCCGTCCGCCCGGGTGGCCGGCGCGCTCGCCTCGGTGCTGCAGCTGGACGAGGAGAGCACCGAATATCTGATGACGCTGTCCGGCCGGGCCGCGCAGCCCGCGCCGGCGCGCGACGAGGATCTGCCGCCGGGCCTCGCCACGCTGGTGCGCACGCTCAACGTGCCGTGCGTCGTGTTCAACCGGTACTGCGACGTGCTGGCCGCGAACCCGCACGCCCGCGAACTGGCACCGTTCCTGCGGCCCGGAGCCAACCTGCTGCGGGCGATCTTCCTGGGCGGCCCGGAACCGCTGCACCGTCCGGAACCGGCGGCTCTCACCGCGGGCGCGGTCGCGCACCTGCGCGCGTTGTGCGGCACGGACACCGACGATCCGCGGCTGCACGCGCTGATCGGCGAGCTGTCGCTGAAGAGCACGCGGTTCCGCCGGTTGTGGGCCCGCCACGACGTGCACCGCGGCGGCAGCGGCACGATCGTGATCCGGCATCCGCACGCCGGCGACCTGGAGCTTGAGACCCAGAAGCTGATCGTGGCCGGCGCGCCGGGCCTGGAGGTGCTCGTCCTGCACGCGCAGCCCGGCTCCCGATCGGCCGACGCGCTGGCCGCACTGCACCCGACAACCATCTACGTCGATTGA
- a CDS encoding aldehyde dehydrogenase family protein, with amino-acid sequence MLIDGKLVESGSRFANISPTTEEIIGYAEEATAEDMDAAIAAARRAFDETDWATDHAFRRRCLTQLGDAIRDDVEELRRIDVAELGVLVTTTGLTIDTMLPRIAQLAELAETYGYEQPLPNDAGILRREAVGVVAAVLTWNCGFYLWIEKVLPALAAGNTVVVRPAPETPWGSTFIARLIAERTDIPAGVVNVVTSSSPARAVQLTEDPRVDMVSFTGSTAVGRQVMAQAAGTVKKLVLELGGKSANIVLDDGDLEAAVAASVGQSCALAGQMCGMLSRLLLPRSRYEEGIALAAAMMRDVEVGDPADPATRQGPQVSAAHRDRILGLIATAREEGARVVVGGGVPDVARGFYVQQTLLADVDPDSTIAQTEVFGPVVCVIPYDDDDEAVRIANNSIYGLSGAVWSADRERALTVARRVRTGVVAVNGAHYFQNAPLGGYRQSGLGRETGLWGFEEYLEVKGIGVAPA; translated from the coding sequence ATGCTGATCGACGGGAAACTGGTGGAGTCCGGCTCGCGCTTCGCCAACATCAGCCCCACGACCGAAGAGATCATCGGGTACGCCGAGGAGGCCACCGCGGAGGACATGGACGCCGCGATCGCCGCCGCCCGCCGCGCGTTCGACGAGACGGACTGGGCCACGGACCACGCGTTCCGCCGCCGCTGCCTCACCCAGCTCGGCGACGCGATCCGGGACGACGTCGAGGAACTGCGGCGCATCGACGTCGCCGAGCTCGGCGTGCTCGTCACCACCACCGGGCTGACCATCGACACGATGCTGCCCAGGATCGCGCAGCTGGCCGAGCTGGCGGAGACCTACGGCTACGAGCAGCCGCTCCCGAACGACGCCGGGATCCTGCGCCGCGAGGCGGTCGGCGTGGTCGCGGCCGTACTCACCTGGAACTGCGGTTTCTACCTGTGGATCGAGAAGGTGCTGCCCGCGCTCGCGGCCGGCAACACGGTCGTGGTCCGCCCGGCACCGGAGACGCCGTGGGGCTCCACGTTCATCGCGCGCCTGATCGCGGAGCGGACCGACATCCCCGCGGGCGTGGTCAACGTGGTGACGTCCAGCAGCCCGGCGCGCGCGGTCCAGCTGACCGAGGACCCGCGGGTGGACATGGTCTCGTTCACCGGCTCGACCGCGGTCGGCCGGCAGGTCATGGCCCAGGCCGCGGGCACAGTCAAGAAGCTCGTGCTCGAACTCGGCGGCAAGTCCGCGAACATCGTGCTCGACGACGGCGATCTCGAAGCGGCCGTCGCCGCCTCGGTCGGCCAGTCCTGCGCGCTCGCCGGCCAGATGTGCGGCATGCTCAGCCGCCTGCTGCTACCCCGCTCCCGCTACGAGGAGGGGATCGCGCTCGCGGCCGCGATGATGCGTGACGTCGAGGTCGGCGACCCGGCCGACCCGGCCACCCGGCAGGGCCCGCAGGTCTCCGCGGCGCACCGGGACCGGATCCTCGGCCTGATCGCGACCGCGCGCGAGGAGGGTGCCCGCGTCGTGGTCGGCGGCGGGGTGCCGGACGTGGCGCGCGGCTTCTACGTCCAGCAGACGCTGCTCGCGGACGTCGACCCGGACTCGACGATCGCGCAGACCGAGGTGTTCGGCCCGGTCGTGTGCGTGATCCCGTACGACGATGACGACGAGGCCGTGCGGATCGCGAACAACAGCATCTACGGGCTGAGCGGCGCGGTCTGGAGTGCGGACCGGGAGCGGGCGCTGACCGTGGCCCGGCGGGTGCGGACCGGCGTTGTCGCGGTCAACGGCGCGCACTACTTCCAGAACGCGCCGCTCGGCGGCTACCGGCAGAGTGGTCTCGGGCGGGAGACCGGGCTGTGGGGCTTCGAGGAGTACCTCGAGGTCAAGGGCATCGGGGTCGCGCCGGCCTGA